One segment of Panicum virgatum strain AP13 chromosome 1K, P.virgatum_v5, whole genome shotgun sequence DNA contains the following:
- the LOC120699165 gene encoding bidirectional sugar transporter SWEET4-like, with translation MVSPDTIRTAIGVIGNGTALVLFLSPLPTFIRIWKKGSVEQYSPVPYVATLLNCMIWVLYGLPLVHPHSMLVVTINGTGLVIELVYVTLFLLCSRGAARRKVSILLAAEVAFVGAVAILVLSLAHTYERRSMIVGILGVLFGIGMYAAPLSVMKIVIQTKSVEYMPLSLSLASLVNAICWTAYALIKFDLYITIPNGLGVLFAGAQVVLYAIYYKSTQEIIQARKRMANQVAMTEVVV, from the exons ATGGTCTCCCCGGACACCATCCGCACCGCCATTGGCGTCATCG GCAATGGGACTGCCCTGGTGCTCTTTCTCTCCCCATT GCCGACGTTCATCCGCATCTGGAAGAAGGGGTCGGTGGAGCAGTACTCGCCAGTGCCGTACGTGGCGACGCTCCTCAACTGCATGATATGGGTGCTGTACGGCCTGCCGCTGGTCCACCCCCACAGCATGCTCGTCGTCACCATCAACGGCACCGGCCTGGTCATCGAGCTTGTCTACGTCAcgctcttcctcctctgctccaggggcgccgcccgccgcaagGTCTccatcctcctcgccgccgaggTCGCCTTCGTCGGCGCCGTCGCTATCCTCGTGCTCAGCCTGGCGCACACCTACGAGCGGAGGTCCATGATCGTCGGCATCCTCGGCGTCCTCTTCGGCATCGGCATGTACGCGGCACCGCTCTCCGTCATG AAAATAGTGATCCAGACGAAGAGCGTGGAGTACATGCCTCTATCCCTGTCCCTGGCCTCCCTAGTGAACGCCATCTGCTGGACTGCATACGCCCTCATCAAATTCGACCTCTACATCACC ATCCCCAACGGGCTAGGGGTGCTCTTTGCTGGGGCGCAGGTGGTCCTGTACGCCATCTACTACAAGTCCACCCAGGAGATCATCCAGGCGCGCAAGCGCATGGCAAACCAGGTCGCTATGACCGAGGTCGTCGTCTAA